A region of Solanum dulcamara chromosome 7, daSolDulc1.2, whole genome shotgun sequence DNA encodes the following proteins:
- the LOC129895249 gene encoding U-box domain-containing protein 4-like, producing MSYTIVEKTLYLIQSSDPILKLQGARDIRRLTKSSLRYRRHFSDAVKPLVDMLRNSASIESIEAALLALLNLSVKDEENKKSIIDAGALEPIIGFLQSENANLQEPATASLLTLSASSVTKPILSSFGVIPLLVDILRRGSPQAKVDSIITLYNLSTSQGNLTLILQTEPIPSIVTLLKSCKKSSKTAEKCTALLESLMSYDECRKALTSEEGGILAIVEVLEIGSLQSREHALGVLLTMCQSDRCKYRELILREGVIPGLLELTVKGTAKSKEKSQTLLRLLRDAPYERSQLQPDTLENIVLNLISQIDGKEQTGNARGLLAEVIQVSMDQSLRLLHQREMVCTPVDLSISGGASTISST from the exons ATGTCTTACACCATTGTTGAAAAAACCCTTTATCTCATTCAATCCAGCGACCCAATTTTGAAATTGCAGGGTGCTCGGGATATTCGCCGTCTCACTAAAAGTTCGTTGCGTTACCGGCGTCATTTTTCCGATGCTGTTAAACCCCTTGTTGATATGCTTCGTAATTCCGCGTCAATTGAATCAATTGAAGCTGCTCTCCTTGCGCTACTCAATCTCTCTGTAAAAGATGAAGA AAACAAGAAAAGTATCATAGATGCTGGTGCCTTGGAACCCATCATTGGCTTTCTTCAATCAGAGAATGCAAATCTACAGGAGCCTGCAACTGCTTCATTACTTACACTATCAGCATCTTCTGTCACGAAACCGATCCTTAGTTCTTTTGGTGTCATCCCTCTACTCGTTGATATTCTAAGACGCGGTAGCCCACAAGCCAAGGTTGATTCTATAATTACTCTATACAATCTTTCAACTTCTCAAGGCAATTTAACATTGATCCTTCAAACAGAACCAATTCCTTCTATAGTTACTCTGCTTAAATCTTGTAAAAAGTCCTCAAAAACCGCGGAAAAATGTACTGCCCTCCTTGAATCATTAATGTCCTATGACGAGTGTAGGAAAGCGTTGACATCTGAAGAAGGGGGGATACTTGCAATAGTGGAAGTCCTTGAAATCGGATCTTTACAAAGCAGAGAACATGCTTTAGGAGTTCTGTTGACAATGTGTCAAAGTGATAGATGTAAATACCGGGAACTAATTCTCAGAGAAGGTGTAATTCCTGGACTACTTGAGCTAACTGTTAAGGGGACAGCTAAGTCTAAAGAAAAATCACAAACACTTTTAAGGTTGTTGAGAGATGCTCCTTACGAAAGGTCTCAACTTCAACCAGACACATTGGAGAACATTGTTTTGAATCTTATATCTCAGATAGATGGCAAGGAGCAAACTGGAAATGCGCGGGGTTTGCTTGCTGAAGTGATACAAGTTAGTATGGATCAAAGTTTGAGACTTTTACACCAAAGGGAaatggtatgtactccagttgATTTATCTATTTCCGGTGGTGCCTCTACGATCTCTTCAACATGA